The Acidimicrobiales bacterium genome has a window encoding:
- a CDS encoding phytanoyl-CoA dioxygenase family protein — protein sequence MPVLSSKPLRPVTAAEVARFAADGVVHLPGILPTAWLDQLSGPVEEALVDPVTTTDMTALWAGVAETADPGGGRFLSGVDHWRHHEAFARFATASPLPAIAGTLLVADRIHLYEDSLLVKEPGTVARTAFHQDLGYFHLSGDRICTTWAPLDEVDAETGAVSYLRGSHRSGVVHRPNWFVDDQPLPGTGGEPVPTVRLDDPRLVRFDTVPGDLVVHHAATLHGAGPNRSTTRRRRAVSVRYCGDGVRYEIRPGAPAKAHHAEVRSGDPVVDHPGCPEVWRRPLGSD from the coding sequence ATGCCGGTGCTGTCCTCGAAGCCCCTGCGGCCGGTCACGGCCGCTGAGGTCGCTCGCTTCGCCGCGGACGGCGTCGTCCACCTCCCTGGGATTCTCCCCACGGCCTGGCTAGACCAGCTGTCCGGCCCGGTTGAGGAGGCCCTAGTCGATCCGGTAACCACCACCGACATGACGGCCCTCTGGGCCGGGGTGGCCGAGACCGCCGACCCTGGCGGCGGACGCTTCCTCTCCGGTGTAGACCACTGGCGACACCACGAGGCGTTCGCCCGGTTCGCAACCGCCTCCCCTCTGCCGGCTATCGCCGGCACCCTCCTGGTGGCCGACCGGATCCACCTCTACGAGGACTCGCTGCTGGTCAAGGAACCGGGGACCGTGGCTCGTACCGCCTTCCACCAGGACCTGGGCTACTTCCACCTGTCCGGGGACCGGATCTGTACCACCTGGGCGCCCCTCGACGAGGTTGACGCCGAGACCGGCGCCGTGTCGTACCTCCGCGGATCACACCGGTCGGGGGTGGTCCACCGCCCCAACTGGTTCGTAGACGATCAGCCCCTTCCGGGCACCGGGGGTGAGCCGGTCCCCACCGTCCGCCTCGACGACCCTCGCCTGGTTCGCTTCGACACCGTGCCCGGCGATCTGGTGGTCCACCACGCCGCAACCCTCCACGGCGCAGGACCCAACCGGTCGACCACCCGCCGGCGCCGGGCCGTCTCGGTCCGGTACTGCGGCGACGGCGTCCGATACGAGATCCGGCCCGGGGCCCCTGCCAAGGCGCACCACGCCGAGGTCCGCTCTGGCGACCCGGTGGTTGACCATCCTGGGTGTCCTGAGGTCTGGCGACGACCCTTAGGGTCCGACTGA
- a CDS encoding FadD3 family acyl-CoA ligase, whose amino-acid sequence MNAPWSTIPDLVDDAALRFGDREAIVDGDLRWTFAEYRDQIHAASRALMAHGIGAGDRIAVWAPNVAEWAVAALGAHCAGAVLVPINTRFRGREAAELLDRTLARVLFTVTDFLDADYVAMLADVGGGTELDEVVILRGSVPDGCTSWADFLEAGDTVDDGNRATRSAAVGGDDLCHLMFTSGTTGSPKGAMLRHSAICRAFLAWSEVIGLEAGDRYLVVNPFFHAFGLNSGILACLMKGVTLVPHPVFDVPAVMRRVGEERITMLPGPPAIYQTILNHPDLDEFDLSSLRLAVTGAATIPVQMIHAMRDRLGFEKVVTGYGLTEASGIATMCRHDDDPALIAGTSGRAIDDVEVRVVTPDGAECPAGQPGEVVVRGYNVMVGYLDDPDQTAEAIDAEGWLHTGDIGVMDADGYLDITDRVKDMFINGGFNVYPAEVERLMLAHPEVGQVAVVGIPDDRLGEVGMAFVVPAPDTHPDPADIVSWCRDEMANYKAPRRVEVIDVLPLNASGKVLKFELRQRGAALL is encoded by the coding sequence ATGAATGCGCCGTGGTCCACCATCCCCGACCTGGTCGACGACGCCGCCCTCCGGTTCGGCGACCGAGAGGCAATCGTCGACGGGGATCTCCGATGGACGTTCGCCGAATACCGCGACCAGATCCACGCCGCCAGCCGGGCCCTGATGGCCCACGGGATCGGAGCGGGCGACCGGATCGCTGTCTGGGCGCCCAACGTGGCCGAGTGGGCGGTGGCTGCCCTGGGTGCCCACTGCGCGGGAGCCGTGCTTGTCCCCATCAACACTCGCTTTCGGGGCCGGGAAGCCGCCGAGCTCCTGGATCGCACCCTGGCTCGTGTCCTGTTCACCGTCACTGACTTTCTGGACGCTGACTACGTGGCGATGCTCGCCGACGTCGGCGGGGGAACCGAGCTGGACGAGGTAGTCATCCTCCGAGGCTCCGTTCCCGACGGGTGCACTTCGTGGGCCGACTTCCTGGAGGCAGGCGACACGGTCGACGACGGCAACCGGGCGACTCGTTCGGCAGCCGTCGGAGGCGACGACCTCTGCCATCTCATGTTCACCTCGGGGACCACCGGCTCGCCGAAGGGCGCCATGCTCCGCCACTCAGCTATCTGCCGGGCCTTCCTCGCGTGGAGCGAGGTCATCGGCCTGGAGGCCGGCGACCGCTATCTGGTGGTCAATCCGTTCTTCCACGCCTTCGGCCTCAACTCCGGGATCCTGGCCTGCCTGATGAAGGGCGTAACTCTCGTTCCCCACCCAGTGTTCGACGTCCCGGCAGTGATGAGGCGGGTCGGCGAGGAGCGAATCACCATGCTCCCCGGTCCGCCGGCCATCTACCAGACGATCCTGAACCACCCCGACCTCGACGAATTTGACCTGTCTTCGCTCCGACTGGCTGTGACCGGCGCTGCGACTATCCCCGTCCAGATGATCCACGCCATGCGCGACCGTCTCGGCTTCGAGAAGGTGGTGACCGGCTACGGCCTCACCGAGGCGTCGGGAATCGCCACCATGTGTCGCCACGACGATGATCCGGCCCTCATCGCCGGGACCTCGGGACGGGCCATCGATGACGTCGAGGTCCGGGTCGTCACCCCCGACGGAGCCGAGTGCCCGGCCGGCCAGCCGGGCGAGGTGGTCGTCCGCGGCTACAACGTGATGGTCGGCTACCTGGACGATCCCGACCAGACCGCCGAGGCCATCGACGCCGAGGGTTGGCTGCACACCGGCGACATCGGGGTCATGGACGCCGACGGCTACCTAGACATCACTGACCGGGTGAAGGACATGTTCATCAACGGCGGGTTCAACGTCTACCCGGCCGAGGTGGAGCGCCTGATGCTGGCCCACCCCGAGGTCGGTCAGGTGGCCGTCGTCGGGATCCCTGACGACCGGCTCGGCGAGGTGGGAATGGCGTTCGTCGTACCGGCCCCCGACACCCACCCTGACCCGGCGGACATCGTGTCGTGGTGCCGCGACGAAATGGCCAACTACAAGGCACCCCGCCGGGTCGAGGTCATTGACGTTCTGCCGCTGAACGCCAGTGGCAAGGTCCTCAAGTTCGAGCTGCGCCAGCGCGGCGCGGCGCTTCTCTGA
- a CDS encoding CoA ester lyase, producing MPSGGDDFTMRSLLFAPGIRADVLAKLPRTSPSAAVIDLEDAVPPDRKAEARAVAHQVAPSLVKQVRLFVRVNAPDTGHFADDVLEGLPPGLTGVVVPKLESAAAVDAVSVALDGAGHHDLAIVAGLETVAGVVDARTITTHPRVRWCYFGAEDYVADLGGVRTSGNTEVATARAQIGQAARLGDVQAVDMVVADFADDDRFRREAAEARALGFAGKLCIHPAQVPLADEAFRPTEAELAWAREVDAAYREAVARGDAAISVRGEMVDEPVARRARTLLAAG from the coding sequence ATGCCTTCCGGCGGAGACGACTTCACCATGAGAAGCCTGCTGTTCGCTCCGGGAATTCGGGCTGACGTCCTGGCCAAGCTGCCCCGAACATCGCCCAGCGCGGCCGTCATTGACCTTGAGGACGCCGTTCCGCCCGACCGCAAGGCCGAAGCCCGGGCGGTGGCCCACCAGGTTGCGCCGTCGCTGGTCAAACAGGTGCGGCTGTTCGTCCGGGTGAACGCTCCCGACACTGGGCACTTTGCCGACGACGTCCTGGAGGGCCTGCCACCCGGACTGACCGGGGTGGTCGTCCCCAAGCTGGAGTCGGCGGCTGCTGTCGACGCTGTGTCGGTCGCCCTGGACGGTGCCGGGCACCACGACCTGGCCATCGTCGCCGGCCTGGAGACGGTGGCCGGCGTGGTCGATGCCCGCACGATCACCACCCACCCCCGGGTCCGATGGTGCTACTTCGGGGCGGAGGACTACGTGGCCGATCTGGGCGGGGTCCGTACGTCTGGCAACACCGAGGTAGCCACCGCCCGGGCTCAGATCGGACAGGCGGCCCGGCTCGGCGACGTCCAGGCCGTCGACATGGTGGTGGCCGACTTCGCCGACGACGATCGCTTCCGACGCGAGGCCGCCGAGGCCCGAGCCCTCGGGTTCGCCGGGAAGTTGTGTATCCATCCGGCCCAGGTGCCCCTGGCCGACGAGGCCTTCCGACCCACCGAGGCGGAGTTGGCCTGGGCCCGCGAGGTGGACGCCGCCTACCGGGAAGCCGTGGCCCGTGGCGATGCGGCGATCTCGGTTCGTGGCGAGATGGTCGACGAGCCGGTGGCCCGACGGGCCCGCACCCTTCTGGCCGCCGGCTGA
- a CDS encoding UvrD-helicase domain-containing protein encodes MTGPVPGDQAPRDRIARSLDENLFVEAGAGTGKTTALVGRMVALVVDEGIAVEEIAAITFTEKAAAELADGFRRSLEDVARHDGDPDRRRHAEVALADVDLASLTTLHGFARRLLGDHPLEAGLPPGFELLDEVSSHLGFDDRWADLQHRLLDDDDLARTVLLADAMRIRPHHLRELARTLDDRWDLLGNHPPPPEPDPVDVAGILGHMDEALALDRDDVDEDDKLRIRLTRIRDAQTALGGAVDEADTVRVLADDDHRKSLNAGGDGNKKVWGDDKAAIVEAAYAARDLWDALLRATAGAVLRRLLADLVAATLEAATERRHAGTLVFHDLLVIARDLLADPIVGDAVRTSLHERYRRVLLDEFQDTDPLQLELALLLTDPDSPVGPSFDPGDFSPDPGSLFLVGDPKQSIYRFRRADVALYLRARRTLDSTLVALTENFRTTVPIIDWVNAVFAHLIGTGPPLDTAASHLVQPGYVPLVGRRPAAANGPSVTLLGRHAHGDEIDAAGLRDLEATDVAAAIATAVVDRWTVEGTDGRQRPCGFGDIAILLPTRTSLPALEAALEAAGIPYRAESSSMLFATPQVRDLLMVLRAIDDPTDDLAVVAALRTPYLGCGDDDLARWRVHHGGTWNHQADQPDGDSTVEVVASGLAWMGGLHRWRHHLGPSGILERLIHDRKVFQVAYGETRPRDAWRRARLLSDRARAYAEVGGGSLRGFVDWCLAQADAKGRVAETVLPEVDDDAVRILTIHGAKGLEFPITILSGMSTQTARTDSGVQLLLDADGSAEVSIREGVQTSGFRDAHGVDQRFKDAETIRLLYVAATRARDHLVVSVHRDTDVDPDKPGRPGPGRLLAGALVEVGRAAVDVDLSPTGGVLPVTGAPSGRGLPDRQTWMAERDDALEAAARPRTVSATAIAAYGADQTTDEDRSRPGEVGRHGTGVGRAVHGALEVLDFTTTDPSDIVREQAITEGLLGDLRTIDSLVRAGLETNSVRRAAITRHWRELYVAAPVDDADDAPVVEGYIDLAFLEDNDPHPGLVIVDYKTDAVADDADRAVKARRYRLQGAAYAVAAQRATGLPVRRVLLCFLATDGATEVEVDDLAGAMDEVTSIARDLAGA; translated from the coding sequence ATGACCGGTCCGGTACCCGGCGACCAGGCGCCACGCGACCGGATCGCCCGGTCGCTCGACGAGAACCTGTTCGTCGAGGCCGGGGCGGGAACCGGAAAGACCACGGCCCTCGTCGGTCGCATGGTCGCCCTCGTGGTCGACGAGGGCATCGCCGTCGAGGAGATCGCCGCCATCACCTTCACCGAGAAGGCCGCCGCCGAACTCGCCGACGGCTTCCGGCGGAGCCTCGAGGACGTCGCCCGCCATGACGGCGACCCGGACCGTCGGCGACATGCCGAGGTCGCCCTGGCCGACGTGGACCTCGCCTCGCTCACCACCCTCCACGGCTTCGCCCGTCGCCTCCTCGGAGACCACCCGCTGGAGGCCGGCCTGCCGCCGGGCTTCGAACTGCTGGACGAGGTGTCCAGCCACCTCGGCTTCGACGATCGGTGGGCGGACCTCCAGCATCGACTGCTCGACGACGACGACCTCGCCCGGACCGTGCTGCTCGCCGACGCCATGCGCATCCGTCCCCACCACCTCCGCGAACTGGCCCGCACGCTCGACGACCGGTGGGACCTCCTCGGAAACCACCCGCCCCCTCCGGAACCCGACCCCGTGGACGTCGCAGGGATCCTGGGACACATGGACGAGGCCCTGGCCCTGGACCGGGATGACGTCGACGAGGACGACAAACTCCGGATCAGGCTGACCCGAATCCGAGACGCCCAGACCGCGCTCGGCGGCGCCGTCGACGAGGCCGACACGGTCCGCGTCCTCGCCGACGACGACCACCGGAAGTCCCTTAACGCCGGGGGTGACGGGAACAAGAAGGTGTGGGGCGACGACAAGGCGGCCATCGTGGAGGCCGCGTACGCCGCACGGGATTTGTGGGACGCTCTCCTCCGGGCCACGGCCGGTGCCGTGCTCCGACGTCTACTCGCCGATCTGGTGGCTGCCACGCTCGAGGCCGCCACCGAACGACGCCATGCAGGGACCCTGGTCTTCCACGACCTGCTGGTCATCGCCCGCGACCTGCTCGCCGACCCCATCGTCGGCGACGCCGTGAGGACATCCCTCCACGAGCGGTACCGCCGCGTCCTGCTCGACGAGTTTCAGGACACCGACCCGCTCCAGCTCGAGCTTGCCCTCCTGCTGACTGACCCGGACTCCCCGGTCGGGCCCTCCTTCGACCCCGGCGACTTCTCCCCCGACCCCGGTTCCCTCTTCCTCGTCGGCGATCCGAAGCAGTCCATCTACCGGTTCCGCCGGGCCGACGTCGCCCTGTACCTGCGCGCCCGCCGCACCCTGGACTCCACCCTGGTGGCGTTGACGGAAAACTTCCGGACCACGGTGCCGATCATCGATTGGGTCAACGCCGTGTTCGCCCATCTCATCGGCACCGGGCCGCCGTTGGATACCGCCGCCTCCCACCTGGTCCAGCCCGGCTATGTGCCCCTCGTCGGGCGACGACCTGCGGCGGCGAACGGACCATCGGTCACCCTGCTGGGCCGACACGCCCACGGCGACGAGATCGACGCCGCCGGGCTCCGGGACCTAGAAGCTACGGACGTAGCGGCAGCCATCGCCACCGCCGTCGTCGATCGCTGGACGGTCGAGGGAACCGACGGACGGCAGCGCCCCTGTGGCTTCGGCGACATCGCCATCCTCCTCCCCACCCGTACTTCGCTGCCCGCCCTGGAGGCCGCCCTGGAGGCCGCCGGTATCCCCTACCGGGCCGAGTCCAGCTCCATGCTCTTCGCCACCCCCCAGGTCCGCGACCTCCTGATGGTGCTCCGGGCCATCGACGACCCGACCGACGACCTCGCCGTGGTCGCCGCGCTGAGGACCCCGTACCTCGGTTGTGGAGACGACGACCTCGCCCGTTGGCGCGTCCACCACGGCGGCACGTGGAACCACCAGGCGGACCAGCCCGACGGCGACTCCACGGTGGAGGTGGTGGCCTCCGGCCTCGCGTGGATGGGCGGATTGCACCGCTGGCGCCACCACCTCGGACCGTCGGGGATTCTCGAACGCCTCATCCACGACCGGAAGGTGTTCCAGGTCGCCTACGGCGAGACCCGACCCCGCGACGCCTGGCGACGGGCTCGGCTCCTGTCCGACCGTGCCCGCGCCTACGCCGAGGTGGGCGGGGGCTCGCTGCGGGGGTTCGTCGACTGGTGCCTCGCCCAGGCCGACGCGAAGGGCCGGGTCGCCGAGACGGTGCTTCCCGAGGTCGACGACGACGCTGTGCGGATCCTGACCATCCACGGCGCCAAGGGCCTCGAGTTCCCCATCACCATCCTCTCCGGCATGTCGACCCAGACCGCCCGGACCGACTCCGGGGTACAACTCCTCCTCGACGCCGACGGTTCCGCCGAGGTCAGCATCCGCGAGGGGGTCCAGACGTCCGGGTTCCGCGACGCCCACGGCGTCGATCAGCGTTTCAAGGACGCCGAGACGATCCGACTCCTCTACGTGGCCGCCACACGCGCCCGCGACCACCTCGTCGTCTCGGTCCACCGGGACACCGACGTCGATCCGGACAAGCCCGGACGACCGGGACCCGGCCGCCTGCTGGCCGGCGCCCTAGTCGAGGTCGGCCGGGCGGCCGTCGACGTCGACCTGTCGCCGACCGGAGGTGTCCTGCCGGTCACCGGGGCGCCCTCGGGCCGGGGCCTCCCGGACCGCCAGACCTGGATGGCCGAACGCGACGACGCCCTCGAGGCCGCGGCACGGCCCCGGACGGTGTCGGCCACCGCCATCGCCGCGTACGGCGCCGACCAGACGACCGACGAGGACCGCTCTCGACCGGGCGAGGTGGGCCGGCACGGCACCGGCGTCGGCCGGGCCGTCCACGGCGCCCTCGAGGTGCTCGACTTCACGACCACCGACCCCTCGGACATCGTGCGCGAGCAGGCAATCACCGAGGGCCTCCTGGGCGACCTCCGGACCATCGACTCCCTCGTCCGGGCCGGGCTGGAAACCAACTCGGTCCGCCGAGCCGCCATTACCCGCCACTGGCGCGAGCTCTACGTGGCAGCGCCCGTCGACGACGCCGACGACGCCCCCGTCGTCGAGGGCTACATCGACCTCGCCTTCCTGGAGGACAACGACCCGCATCCGGGCCTGGTCATCGTCGACTACAAGACCGACGCCGTGGCAGACGACGCCGACCGGGCGGTGAAGGCCCGCCGGTACCGGCTCCAGGGCGCCGCCTACGCCGTAGCCGCTCAGCGGGCCACCGGCCTCCCCGTCCGCCGGGTCCTCCTCTGCTTTCTGGCCACCGACGGAGCCACCGAGGTCGAGGTCGACGACCTCGCCGGGGCCATGGACGAGGTCACCTCCATCGCCCGGGACTTGGCCGGCGCCTGA
- a CDS encoding TIGR03619 family F420-dependent LLM class oxidoreductase translates to MASLVPEGEAFYGIQLPIQTLTRTLADPWEDDATPEDLARVARAAEEAGLDFVGVCDHVAVPDNDYAAHMRTTWYDPVATLAWLGAQTRSIHLLSVVWVAAYRHPLLTASTFGTLAHLTDDRVILGVGAGHVEAEFEALGVDFHRRGRILDECIDAVRGAYADRYISYRGDHFSYTDVGVSPGPPSGDLPIWVGGAGKAAWQRTGRRGDGYIPMGASRDQYPEIIDTIRRSAEEAERGDARFDIGIMPGWAYIGDPPDDLPPAWLTGSPERIAEELRADRETGANAFHLKFRSRTLEEYLDQLAAFGAEVRPLL, encoded by the coding sequence ATGGCCAGCCTGGTTCCCGAGGGTGAGGCGTTCTACGGCATCCAACTGCCGATCCAGACCCTGACCCGAACGTTGGCCGATCCGTGGGAGGACGACGCCACCCCCGAGGACCTGGCCCGGGTGGCCCGGGCCGCCGAGGAGGCCGGCCTGGACTTCGTGGGGGTGTGCGACCACGTGGCCGTCCCCGACAACGATTACGCAGCCCACATGCGGACCACCTGGTACGACCCAGTGGCCACCCTGGCCTGGCTAGGCGCCCAGACTCGGTCCATCCACCTCCTATCGGTGGTGTGGGTCGCCGCCTACCGCCACCCCCTCCTGACGGCCAGCACCTTCGGCACCCTGGCCCACCTGACCGACGACCGAGTGATTCTCGGCGTCGGGGCCGGCCACGTGGAGGCCGAGTTCGAGGCGCTCGGCGTGGACTTCCACCGTCGGGGCCGGATCCTCGACGAGTGCATCGACGCTGTCCGAGGCGCTTATGCCGACCGCTACATCAGCTACCGGGGGGACCACTTCTCCTATACAGACGTCGGGGTGTCTCCCGGGCCGCCGAGTGGTGACCTGCCCATCTGGGTCGGTGGCGCCGGGAAGGCCGCCTGGCAGCGGACCGGACGCCGGGGAGACGGCTACATCCCGATGGGCGCATCGCGTGACCAGTACCCGGAGATCATCGACACCATCCGCCGGTCAGCCGAGGAGGCCGAACGCGGCGACGCCCGGTTCGACATCGGGATTATGCCCGGATGGGCCTACATCGGCGACCCTCCGGATGACCTGCCGCCGGCCTGGTTGACCGGCTCTCCGGAGCGGATCGCCGAGGAACTCCGAGCCGACCGGGAAACGGGAGCCAACGCCTTCCACCTCAAGTTCCGCAGCCGAACCCTAGAGGAGTACCTCGACCAGTTGGCCGCCTTCGGCGCTGAGGTGAGGCCACTGCTCTAA